In the genome of Crassostrea angulata isolate pt1a10 chromosome 6, ASM2561291v2, whole genome shotgun sequence, the window tgtcaataatggaaaaaactttaaaaaaaatatataaaatttggtTTTCCGCCATTTTGAATCACCATTTTGAGCTACTTAACGCCATTTTCATGAAGGCCAGCATATTTTTGGGGAATCAGCACactttaattatgtttaaaaaccaTGCCGgaccaaataataattatttgccgttcaaaggttttttttcgaCTAAATCGGACTAGACTACTGTAGTTGACATAAAATATGGTTTTTACGTGGTCAGAAAATTCCATATAGCGCGTGAGCGGAGCTGGAGTCGGAAATGAATTTACCGACCAATTATAAATCATATTAGGTCAGTTACAAACTATTATAGGTAAATATAATGCAATTCTTGAATTCTACAATATGttctaaattattttaagataaatgtataatacaaaCCTAATATGGGGGTTAATTTACCACTGCAGGTTAATTTATCTCCGATTATGTTTGTAGAATTGTCAACAGCTTCTTTTTGGAGCACCAACGATATCTGGAAATCTGTTTTCATATTCCTGACACTTGCGTCGAGATTTTTTATTCCTTCCATATTTTGCTTCACCATTCTTTCAATACTTTTGGTAAATTGTTGTAGTTCGTTTTTTATAATGTGTGTTGCCACGTTCACACATTTTTGCTCTTCCCCCAAAATATCGTATAACAATTGTCCATTCGTTGATTTCAACAACATGGTAAAAATTAAGATGCTCAACATTCCCTTCATTGTTGAATTACAGATCAGGTTctgcaaatattttatttatgaaaacaaataatttgcATTATAATAAGTTTCATTTAACATTCATCAACAGAAAAGTAAACCCCTCCACGTATTAAGATCTTACATGTGTAAAGGATGATATCAAATACTTTTCTAAAAAGGTTATTGTTTTAACATCACCAATTAAGCCCAGACAATTCCATGGGAATCACGGTTTATCTTATGATAGTCATCTTCCTCATATAAGTATATCTAATCTACTTTTGTTGCAAAAATAGCAAACCTCTCAAACGGTCTTATCTACCTGCGACGTATCATTTATATGCATTTTCACTCATTACGTAATTCACTCAATTACGTAATgtgtgaaaatgtattttaccaATAAATACTTGTTAGACTTAGTCACAGGAAACGTCAATGT includes:
- the LOC128187642 gene encoding angiopoietin-4-like, with translation MKGMLSILIFTMLLKSTNGQLLYDILGEEQKCVNVATHIIKNELQQFTKSIERMVKQNMEGIKNLDASVRNMKTDFQISLVLQKEAVDNSTNIIGDKLTCSGKLTPILGTDCADILKRYPDTRGKDGVYDIVGLNRIMAVYCDMTTDNGGWTVIQRRVNGSVNFNNNWTEYKNGFGFADHEYWIGTILILYSLIILIN